The following are from one region of the Rhodothermus sp. genome:
- a CDS encoding PAS domain-containing protein, giving the protein MQELRRLGLVSHDEALTHRLVACLSATGWRMDELFTSLRALIMRGHSSGASALDLMLVDLDLPDAQGLDAFAEVKVRAINVPVVALIDQREAKMGIHLLQMGAADYLFKETLSPQLLEHVLSRAWERQHVQNNLSEYLQELYTSESRFRTILQHYPDGLLMLDEEGRILMANEEAQRLLGYAEKQLIGQPLEAFVRADGVEECVRPIGVPEAPQLRIKVVPCEEDACQLVLLRELTATELRERWMS; this is encoded by the coding sequence ATGCAAGAACTGAGGCGATTGGGGCTGGTCAGCCATGATGAGGCGTTGACGCATCGCCTGGTGGCTTGCCTGTCTGCTACCGGGTGGCGGATGGACGAGCTATTTACTTCGCTTCGTGCACTGATTATGCGTGGGCACAGCTCAGGTGCTTCTGCGCTGGATCTCATGTTGGTCGATCTGGATCTGCCGGATGCGCAGGGACTCGACGCATTTGCCGAGGTGAAGGTACGCGCCATCAATGTGCCGGTAGTCGCGTTGATCGATCAACGCGAAGCAAAGATGGGCATCCATCTATTGCAGATGGGGGCAGCCGATTATCTTTTTAAAGAAACGCTGAGCCCTCAACTTTTGGAGCATGTGCTCTCACGCGCCTGGGAGCGACAGCACGTGCAGAACAATTTATCTGAGTATTTGCAGGAACTGTACACGAGCGAGTCCCGGTTTCGAACCATTCTGCAACACTACCCCGATGGATTGTTGATGCTGGATGAAGAAGGGCGCATCTTGATGGCCAATGAAGAAGCCCAGCGTCTGCTGGGATATGCTGAAAAGCAGCTGATAGGCCAGCCTCTGGAAGCTTTCGTACGTGCGGACGGCGTGGAGGAGTGTGTACGGCCGATAGGTGTGCCAGAAGCCCCACAGCTACGCATAAAGGTTGTTCCCTGTGAGGAAGATGCCTGTCAGCTGGTACTGCTCCGGGAGTTGACTGCAACCGAACTGCGGGAGCGGTGGATGTCCTGA
- a CDS encoding sulfurtransferase encodes MAFTTLIDSETVLAHLEDPDWAIVDCRFSLSDPDHGRRAYLEAHIPGAVYAHLDEDLSGPVVPGQTGRHPLPDPALLAQKLGAWGIDARVQVVAYDDAGGAFAARLWWLLGWLGHDAVAVLDGGWPCWLREGRPVRGGLERRPARTFVPRLRPERVVTADEVMAQLHDPAWRLLDARTPERYRGEQEPIDPVAGHIPGALNAPFTENLTPESRFRSPEALRHRFMALLGDVPPERVICYCGSGVTAAHNLLAMAHAGLPGARLYAGSWSEWITDPRRPVAREINRASQGRIKQQ; translated from the coding sequence ATGGCCTTTACCACGCTGATTGATTCTGAGACTGTGCTGGCACATCTTGAGGATCCCGACTGGGCGATCGTCGATTGTCGGTTTTCGCTGAGCGATCCGGACCACGGGCGCCGAGCTTATCTGGAAGCACATATTCCCGGGGCCGTCTATGCCCACCTGGATGAAGATCTATCAGGGCCTGTCGTCCCGGGGCAGACCGGCCGGCATCCATTGCCTGATCCAGCGTTGTTGGCTCAGAAGCTGGGGGCCTGGGGTATTGATGCTCGTGTGCAGGTGGTCGCCTATGACGATGCGGGCGGGGCGTTTGCCGCGCGGCTATGGTGGTTGCTGGGGTGGCTTGGACACGACGCGGTGGCCGTGCTCGACGGTGGATGGCCTTGCTGGCTGCGTGAAGGGCGTCCGGTGCGAGGAGGGTTAGAGCGGCGACCCGCCCGAACGTTCGTGCCGCGGCTCCGGCCAGAACGGGTAGTGACAGCCGACGAAGTGATGGCGCAGCTGCATGATCCTGCCTGGCGGTTGTTGGATGCACGGACGCCGGAACGCTATCGGGGAGAACAGGAACCGATCGATCCGGTGGCTGGCCACATTCCGGGTGCTCTGAATGCACCTTTCACCGAAAATCTGACCCCCGAAAGTAGATTTCGCTCGCCTGAAGCACTGCGGCATCGGTTTATGGCCTTGCTGGGCGACGTGCCCCCTGAACGGGTAATCTGCTACTGCGGCTCCGGCGTGACAGCCGCGCATAACCTGCTGGCTATGGCCCATGCTGGCCTGCCTGGCGCCCGGTTGTATGCCGGATCCTGGAGCGAATGGATTACGGATCCCCGACGACCTGTTGCCCGTGAGATCAACAGGGCTTCTCAAGGCAGGATCAAGCAGCAGTGA
- the coaE gene encoding dephospho-CoA kinase (Dephospho-CoA kinase (CoaE) performs the final step in coenzyme A biosynthesis.), with the protein MNTAPLRTLGVTGGIGSGKSTVCRLLEALGARVFYADEVAKRLMAEDPALRQAIREAFGPQSYWPDGRLNRAYLAERVFHDPEALRQLNALVHPRVLAAFEQARKQATREQVPLLVLEAALLFESGADRLVDHVLVVDAPEAERIRRVMQRDGLSLEQVRARMQHQLSPEELRRRADFVIENTGSLETLRQQVENLYRQLTAA; encoded by the coding sequence ATGAACACCGCTCCTCTCCGAACACTGGGCGTCACCGGCGGCATTGGCAGTGGCAAAAGTACAGTGTGCCGCCTGCTTGAAGCCTTGGGCGCTCGCGTGTTCTATGCAGACGAAGTGGCCAAGCGTCTGATGGCCGAAGATCCAGCGTTACGTCAGGCTATCCGCGAAGCGTTTGGTCCCCAAAGCTACTGGCCCGACGGTCGACTCAACCGGGCCTATCTGGCCGAACGTGTGTTTCACGATCCAGAAGCGCTGCGTCAACTCAACGCGCTGGTGCATCCGCGCGTGCTGGCCGCCTTTGAGCAGGCCCGTAAGCAGGCCACTCGCGAACAGGTTCCTCTGCTGGTGCTGGAAGCGGCTTTGCTGTTCGAGTCAGGCGCCGATCGCCTGGTTGACCACGTACTGGTAGTAGATGCTCCTGAAGCAGAACGCATTCGACGGGTGATGCAACGCGACGGCCTCTCGCTCGAACAGGTGCGCGCCCGCATGCAACATCAACTATCTCCGGAAGAACTTCGTCGACGGGCCGACTTTGTGATTGAAAACACGGGCTCACTGGAAACATTGCGGCAGCAGGTCGAAAACCTTTACCGACAACTCACTGCTGCTTGA
- a CDS encoding 6-carboxytetrahydropterin synthase yields the protein MPTVYVTRRVHFNAAHRLHNPARSELWNQQTFGSCNHPNWHGHNYVLEVTVAGEPDPETGFVLNLSHLKEILETRILQKLDHKNLNLDVDFLQGVIPTTENVAIAIWRELEDALPAGRLYRIRLYETEHNYVEYYGEE from the coding sequence ATGCCGACGGTTTACGTCACCCGACGCGTGCACTTTAATGCAGCGCATCGTCTGCACAATCCGGCTCGGTCTGAGCTTTGGAATCAGCAGACCTTTGGTTCCTGTAACCATCCGAACTGGCATGGCCACAACTATGTGCTGGAGGTTACGGTAGCTGGCGAGCCGGACCCGGAAACTGGCTTTGTGCTAAATCTTTCTCACCTGAAAGAGATTCTGGAAACGCGCATTTTGCAAAAGCTGGATCACAAGAACCTGAACCTGGACGTTGACTTTTTGCAGGGCGTGATTCCGACAACGGAGAATGTGGCCATTGCCATCTGGCGCGAGCTGGAAGATGCCCTGCCAGCGGGCCGCCTGTATCGCATCCGGCTTTACGAGACCGAGCACAATTACGTGGAGTACTATGGCGAAGAATAA
- a CDS encoding SDR family oxidoreductase, which yields MPVVVVTGASQGIGAAIARAFAEEPEARLALVARQREKLETVAADCRAKGAEALVLPCDVTDEAAVAAMAQQVLDRWGAPDVLVNNAGQFQPAPLRETSIDTFRAQLEVNLTSAFLVTQAFLEPMLARRQGHIFFMGSVASIRAYPGSVAYCAAKHGLLGLARVVREETRTLGLRVTVLMPGATYTPSWEGVNLPEERFMPAEDIARTVRALYRLSPRTVAEEIILRPQEGDI from the coding sequence GTGCCGGTTGTCGTCGTTACCGGAGCCAGCCAGGGGATTGGGGCGGCTATCGCCCGAGCATTTGCTGAAGAACCGGAAGCCCGGCTGGCCCTCGTGGCCCGCCAGCGAGAAAAGCTGGAAACCGTGGCAGCCGACTGTCGGGCAAAAGGGGCCGAAGCGCTGGTGCTCCCCTGCGATGTGACAGACGAGGCCGCTGTGGCCGCCATGGCGCAGCAAGTGCTTGATCGCTGGGGGGCACCGGATGTGCTGGTCAATAATGCCGGTCAGTTTCAGCCGGCTCCGCTCCGCGAGACCTCGATTGATACCTTCCGAGCCCAGCTTGAAGTCAACCTGACCAGTGCTTTTCTGGTAACGCAGGCGTTTCTGGAACCAATGCTTGCCCGACGACAGGGCCATATCTTTTTCATGGGATCGGTCGCCTCCATACGGGCCTACCCGGGCAGTGTTGCCTATTGTGCAGCCAAGCACGGACTGCTGGGGCTGGCGCGGGTGGTGCGTGAGGAGACGCGGACGCTGGGACTTCGGGTGACGGTTCTGATGCCTGGTGCCACCTATACGCCGAGCTGGGAAGGCGTAAACCTGCCCGAGGAGCGCTTCATGCCGGCCGAGGACATAGCTCGAACCGTTCGGGCGCTCTATCGTCTTTCCCCCCGAACCGTGGCCGAAGAGATCATCCTGCGTCCGCAGGAAGGGGATATCTGA
- a CDS encoding nicotinate phosphoribosyltransferase: MSWVVDENTALFTDLYELTMLQAYYREGLDTAIATFDLFVRQTPGRNYLLACGLDTVLHYLETLHFTPEALDYLASLGRFEPDFLEYLARFRFTGDVYAIPEGTPVFAGEPLLQVVAPIGQAQLIETFVLNQITFQTGIASKASRVVQAAQGRLVADFGARRMHGVDAALKAVRAYYMAGIQATSLVLGGQLYGMPVTGTMAHSYVEAHPTEEDAFRAFAQLYPGTTLLVDTYDTLEGVRKVITLCEELGDQFRVGAIRLDSGDLAALAREARRMLDEAGLTHIKIFASGSLDEYRIAELLAQDAPIDGFGVGTHMGTISDRPYLDSAYKLSEFEGEGRMKLSLAKANLPGRKQVFRFYGEDGCATHDVIACHDEHLEGGEPLLQCVMRGGQRTEAGLDTLEAARERARQGLARLPERLLALEEADPPYPVHISERLQALGEAVRQRLLQQTT, from the coding sequence ATGAGCTGGGTTGTCGACGAAAACACTGCCCTGTTTACCGATCTGTATGAGCTGACCATGCTCCAGGCTTATTATCGAGAGGGCCTGGACACCGCAATAGCCACCTTTGATCTGTTTGTACGTCAAACACCCGGCCGCAACTATCTGCTGGCCTGTGGGCTTGACACGGTCCTTCACTATCTGGAAACCCTGCATTTCACACCGGAGGCGCTTGATTATCTGGCTTCCCTGGGACGCTTTGAACCAGACTTTCTGGAATACCTGGCACGATTCCGCTTTACCGGCGATGTGTACGCCATTCCTGAGGGAACTCCAGTCTTTGCCGGTGAGCCGCTCCTTCAGGTGGTGGCTCCTATCGGGCAGGCCCAGCTTATTGAAACCTTCGTGCTCAACCAGATCACCTTTCAGACAGGCATTGCCTCGAAAGCCAGTCGGGTGGTGCAGGCAGCGCAGGGACGTCTGGTGGCTGACTTTGGCGCCCGCCGAATGCACGGAGTTGACGCGGCACTGAAGGCGGTCCGTGCCTACTACATGGCCGGCATTCAGGCTACCTCGCTGGTGCTGGGGGGACAGCTCTACGGTATGCCTGTCACCGGCACCATGGCCCATAGCTATGTAGAAGCCCATCCTACCGAGGAAGATGCGTTCCGGGCGTTTGCCCAACTCTATCCCGGCACCACGCTTCTGGTAGATACCTACGATACGCTGGAAGGCGTTCGCAAAGTCATTACGCTCTGTGAAGAGCTGGGCGATCAGTTTCGGGTGGGCGCCATCCGCCTGGACTCAGGTGATCTGGCTGCGCTTGCCCGCGAAGCCCGGCGTATGCTTGACGAGGCCGGGTTGACCCATATTAAGATTTTCGCCAGTGGTAGCCTCGATGAATATCGCATTGCCGAGTTGTTGGCGCAGGATGCCCCTATCGATGGCTTTGGTGTGGGTACGCATATGGGTACCATTAGCGACCGCCCCTATCTGGACAGTGCTTACAAGCTCAGCGAGTTTGAGGGCGAAGGGCGCATGAAGCTATCGCTGGCCAAAGCCAACCTGCCCGGACGCAAACAGGTTTTTCGCTTCTACGGCGAAGACGGTTGTGCCACCCACGATGTGATTGCCTGTCATGATGAACACCTGGAGGGCGGGGAGCCGCTCCTGCAGTGCGTGATGCGAGGTGGCCAGCGCACCGAAGCCGGCCTGGATACACTGGAAGCGGCCCGTGAGCGGGCTCGCCAGGGCCTGGCCCGGCTGCCCGAGCGACTCCTGGCGCTGGAAGAGGCCGACCCACCCTACCCCGTTCATATCAGCGAGCGGTTGCAGGCGCTGGGTGAGGCCGTTCGTCAGCGATTGCTCCAACAGACCACCTGA
- a CDS encoding histidine triad nucleotide-binding protein, protein MAEKTLFQRIMDGELPGDIVYEDEQCVVLRDINPQAPVHLLIIPRKPIPSLNEVTSADAPLIGHLFVVARQMAEREGIARTGYRTVFNTGPDAQQSVYHLHLHLMGGRKFSWPPG, encoded by the coding sequence ATGGCGGAAAAGACGTTGTTTCAGCGCATTATGGACGGCGAGTTGCCGGGCGATATCGTCTATGAGGACGAACAGTGCGTGGTGTTGCGCGATATCAATCCCCAAGCCCCCGTTCATCTGCTAATTATTCCCCGCAAGCCCATCCCTTCCCTCAATGAAGTAACCTCGGCAGATGCTCCGCTAATCGGGCACCTGTTTGTGGTCGCCCGCCAGATGGCTGAACGTGAAGGCATTGCCCGTACCGGCTACCGGACCGTATTCAATACAGGACCGGACGCCCAGCAATCTGTCTACCACCTGCATCTGCATCTGATGGGCGGCCGCAAGTTTTCCTGGCCACCTGGCTAA
- the folE gene encoding GTP cyclohydrolase I FolE: protein MAKNKSSMRVYTPADAHLDLEVGHYERVDRYAPAVTAAVQQHVREILRWIGEDPDRKGLQRTPERVALALQYLTQGYHQDPRAILESALFEEDYSEMILVRDIQIYSLCEHHLLPFFGKAHVAYIPNKKIVGLSKIPRVVDVFARRLQVQERLTIQIRDALEEVLQPLGVAVVIEAQHLCMMMRGVEKQHAITTTSAMSGEFLKEATRAEFMRLINGG, encoded by the coding sequence ATGGCGAAGAATAAATCATCTATGCGGGTGTATACACCTGCTGACGCGCACCTGGATCTGGAGGTCGGTCATTATGAGCGCGTGGATCGGTATGCGCCAGCGGTGACTGCGGCCGTTCAGCAACACGTGCGTGAGATTCTGCGCTGGATCGGGGAGGATCCAGACCGGAAAGGACTCCAGCGTACGCCAGAGCGGGTTGCGCTGGCCCTGCAGTACCTGACGCAAGGGTACCACCAGGATCCGCGGGCAATTCTGGAATCGGCGCTTTTCGAGGAAGATTACAGCGAAATGATCCTGGTGCGGGATATTCAGATCTACTCCCTCTGTGAGCATCACCTGCTGCCGTTTTTCGGAAAGGCGCATGTAGCCTACATTCCGAACAAGAAAATCGTTGGTCTGAGTAAGATTCCGCGGGTGGTAGACGTTTTCGCTCGGCGGCTTCAGGTGCAGGAACGGCTGACGATTCAGATTCGGGATGCGCTGGAGGAGGTGTTACAACCGCTGGGCGTGGCTGTAGTGATCGAAGCACAACACCTGTGCATGATGATGCGGGGCGTGGAGAAGCAGCATGCGATCACCACAACCAGTGCCATGAGTGGTGAGTTTTTGAAGGAAGCTACGCGTGCTGAGTTTATGCGGCTGATCAACGGAGGGTAA